The window GTGCGGCGAATTCCGGAGTCGGCAACCCGAACAGGTTCGACATCGCCGTGCGCGATGGAGCGGGGCAATGGCAGGATGCGGCATCCGAAGCTGCGTCCGTGGTGCTCAGTCCCACCACGGGAACGGCCTTCTCGGAGACGACACCGGTGACATTCGAGGCCACGTTCCTCAATCGAGCGCCCGGCGTCGCGGGAGACCTGACCGTGAAGCTCTGGGATCCCGATCCGTCGGCTACGGCAGACCTGTTCGAGCATCTCCGCTTCACGTTGTATCTCGACGGATCCTCGACGCCGGCCGTCACCGGCGCGACGGCGGCCGAGGTGAACGCTGCTGGTCTTCTCTTCTCCGACGTTCAGCCGGGAGGAGAGCACCGGGTCACCGTCTCTGCGACCCTTGCCGCCGGGAGCGGGCTCTCGGTGCTCGGAAAGACGACAGCGGTCGGAGTCAAAGCGGAAGGAGAAAGCCGATGATTGGTAGAACGCGCTTGCGAGGCGCAGTGACGGTCTTCGTTGCAGCTCTCCTGATGAGCGCGGCTCCATCAGCCGCGCAGGCAGCACAGGATCTTATTGACGCCACCCCGGCATCGGTCAGCATCACCGCGCCCGCGCCCGGTGAGACGGTCACGTGGGACATGTCGGTGCGCAACCTCACCTCCGGAGCTCTTCCGATCGAGCTGAGCATCTCCGGTGATGATGGTCGTCTCCTCCAGGGTCCGACGCCCATCATGATCACGATCCGCGAAAGCGGGACGTCGCTCGTGGTCGCGGAGGGCAGCCCACAGGAGCTGCTCGGGAGCTCATGGGAGCTCCCCTCGCTCGTCGGAGGCGCAGAGTATGCGCTCGTCGGCTCGGCGACCCTGCCGCAGAACGCGGACAACTCCTACCAGGCCGCCTCGGCGACCCTCGACTTCAGGTTCACCGCCGTGTCCTCTGAAGGACCGACCGCGTTGGCGATCACGGGTAGCGACCTCGTCGGCGTCGTGGGGGTCGTTGCGGTCGGCGCGGTCGCCGTGCTTTCGGGACTCTGGCTTACTCTCTCGCGTCGGCGAAAGGAAACCCACGCATGACGAACATCACTCGACGCCGCGCGCTGGCCCTGCTGGCTCTGGCGCTGGCCGGAGTGACGGTGGGTGCATCGGTGATCCCGAGTGCCGCCGCCTATCGCGATGATGCCTTCGCTCGCACGGATGCCATCGGTGTGGTCGCCGCGCCTCCCGTCACACCCGGTCTGTCTCGCAACTCGCGCATGGTCGACACGGGTCTCGGCCTATCGACCGACGGAAAGGTGTATGTCTGGGGCCTCACGTCTCTGAACATCAACGGCGGGGCGGCGAACGCCGGCGGCCAGCGGCCGCCGCAGCAGGTGCCGTTCCCGGCCGGCACGACCATCTCGCAGGTGAGTGGCATGATCTACGAGGCAAACGCGCTCGATTCCTCCGGTCACATCTGGGGCTGGGGTCTGACCGACGTGCGCAACGGCACCGACTCCAGCCGGACGGGCAATGCTCCTCAGCGTGTGCGCATAGGCACCGCCTGGAACGGCACGGGGCCCCTGCTTGACTCGGTTGTGGCCCTCTCGACCACGGAGACAGCCGGAGCCGCCATCAGATCCGATGGAACGGTCTGGCACTGGGGATACCCCGACGGCTATGGCGGGAACAGTGGCGCTGGCGCGAGCAAGCTCGCGGGCTTGCCCGACCCGACGATCGCGGGTCAGCGCCCCGTCTACCTCAAGGGCGCCTACACGAACTTCTTCGTGATCCTCGAGAACGGCGACGTGTACTACTGGGGAGGCACGCCGACCAACAGCCTTCCTCCAGGAACGCCGAATGCCGGCGCGAACGCCACCAAGGTGAGCGCTCTCTCCTCATGGATGAAGAGCAACGTCGCCGCCGGCTCCCCCTACATCGTGGCCGTTGATGGCGGGATCGGGATGGGTGCCGCTCTGCTCTCCAACGGGACTGTGGTCAGCTGGGGCTCCAATTCGACGCGGACCGGGCGAGGCGGTCCGACCTCACCCGCTGTCATCCCCACGTTGAGCGGCATCGTTTCGATGCAGTTCGGATACACCGGGGCGGTCTTCATGGACAACCAGAACCGGCTCTGGGGCTACGGAGCATCGGACGACTACGGCGCAAACCCGCAGCTGCCGGCCATCCTCGATTCGAACATCGTCCAGTACGCCGCGGGCCAGGGCTATTACCTCTGGCAGCGAGCCGATGGCACCTTCTGGGGCCGCGGCTACAACCCCCAGGGAGCGATCGGTCTGCCGGTCGGCACGCAGACGACGAATCGACAGATCCTCTTCTCGGGTCAGAACGTCCTGCAGGTGGTGGCGAAATGAGGGCGGCGATGACCAGGCGCCGCGCGCGACTGCGGAAGGTGCGGCGGTGGGATGCAGCCCGCGCCGCGGTCGCCGCGGGAGCTCTGCTGCTCGCGGGGCTGGGGGTTTCCAGCGCCGCGCTCACCGACCAGGCGAATCTCAACCTCGGCACCGCGGGAGTGGGGTTCGCGGGAGTCTTCGACATCGCCGTGGTCACCCCTGGCGGTCTCGTGGAGCAGGCGACCGAGCCCACCGGGTACGACTGGGTGGTCGCCGACGCGGATCAGCTCGTCCCGGGCCATGAGATATCGACGAACATCTCCGTGTTCAACAACACGGAACGACTCGCCGCCGACGTGACTTTCGCCGTCGTGCTACGAAACGGCGACGGCGCTGTGTCTCCCAGTGTGCCGAACATCACACCGCTGCTGCGCTTCAGCGCGGTGAACGCCGCGGGGGATCCGCTGTTCACAGACGTGAGCTGGGACCAAGCGACTGCCTCTTTGGGGACACTCGCCGCACGAGATCTCGACCCGCTCGCCGATGGCGACCCGTACGTCGCCGGCGCTGCCGGAACCGCAACATCCTTCACCTTGACCATCGCCTATCCGGATGCCCCGGGAGTGGAGAACTACAACGGTGGGCAGGCAGCACTGGGTATCCGTTTCCACTCGAGCTCGGTGACTCCGTGAGTCGACGTCGAGGAGATGGCTTTGCGGCGAGTCGGGGTCTGCGCATCTACGGTGCGATCAGATCCGGCGTCCTCACGCTCGCAGGTGTGCTCGGTGCTGCGTGCATCGCGGTGTTCCTTCTCGCGCTCTTGACCGGAGTGCGACCGGTCGTCGTAATCTCCGGGTCGATGGCTCCAGGCATCCCGGTCGGATCGGTCGTGTTCACACAGGAGGTGTCCGCCAGGGACATCGTCGTGGGGGACATCGTCACGGTCCAGAGGCCGAGAGATCTCGGGTTGGTGACGCACCGCGTGGTCGAGGCGACACCGGTCGGCGGCGAAGGAGCATCGCTGGTTCTGCGCGGCGACGCGAACGAGACAGATGATCCGCAGCCGTATGAGGTCGCGACGGTCGGCAAGTATCTGTTCCACATCGTCGGTTTGGGGTACATCACCCTCGCACTCCAGAGCGGAAGCGGCTGGTTCATCATCGGCGGCGTCGCCGTCTTCCTCCTCGGACTGTTCGTCCTCGACCCGGGACGGCTCGGTACCACGCGTGCGCCGGGTGAGCAGAGGGAATCGGGTGGCGTCGTCGAGGAGACGCGCGCGAGCCGCAAGGCGGGAACGTGAGCGAAACGGCGGCACCGCACCCGTCGGATCCTGATCACGACGACGATCGTCAGACGAGTTCCAGGGATATCGGGGGGGCGGAGGAGGCGGGTTTGCTGAGCGCCGTGCTCGACGATCCCGTCGAGGCCTCTCGACTCGTCGACGAGCTGGTCGCGCGCGGCGCGCATATCGGCGGAGGTCTCGATGTTCTGCATCGCACAGCGCTGCTCGACAGGCTCGCCGGCCCGGTGCCGACAGGGGCGTGGCCTTCGATCGCTGCGTGGGATGACCCGGCGGATGAGGACATCGATGCGTTCCTGGTGGGAGGGGTGATCTTTCACCGTCGCCGCGGAGATCTCGTCGAGGCGGCGGCATTCGCAGACTCGCTGCGCGAGCGGCTCGAGCACAGGCCGGTCGGCGATCGAGTCGACACCGACGCTCTCATGCGAGCGGAGATCGCCCTCACCGAGGTGCTGCGGGGTCGATTCCGGGAGGCTGCCCGCGAAGCTGAGCGCGCCTTGCGGATTGCGGGAAGGGAACACCGCCGACTCCGGCGTCATCTCCTGGCGGTCCTCGCGCTCGCCCACGCAGCGGGCGGAGAGCTGAACGCCGCCGCTGATGCGATCGCGAGAGCTGAGAAGATCCTCGCAGGAAGCGGCTGGCTGGTGCGCGTCGATGACGAGCGGTTGCTTCTCGCCCGCGCGCTGATGGCGGTGGAACGGGCTGATCCCGGCGCCGGTCGTCTGCTCTCCCGCTTGAGCGACGATGTGCTCGACGAGTTGTGGCCTCTGCTCCTGCTCGCTCGGGCGCGATGGACGCTCAGCCGCGACGATGGAGAGGCTGCGGCGCAGCTGCTGGACGAAGCCGTTCCCAGCTCGCGCATCGTGATGCCGGGCTCGCTCGGATGGGATGTCTTGCGAAGTCAGCGATTCCTTCTTCGCGCTCTTCTGGGCAAGGATCCGGAAGGCGACGGCATGATCCTCGAGGAGACTCGCGACTCCCCGCTGTCGTTCTGCGCACTGCTGGCGATGGAGGCAACGCACGCGGTGGCGGTCCGCCATGCGCAACGACTCCTCGACGACGGCGAGCTCGGAGCGGCGACGCGCGCGGAGCTTCTCCTCATCCTCTCGACGAAGACGCAAGGCATCCCCGCACAAGCAGCCCTCCAGGAAGCGGCCGAGATCGTGCAGCGCGAGCGGTTGGAGAGACTGCGTCTCGTCTATCGCGATGTCGACCAGACACCGACACGAGGAGGCGGATCGCGCCAACCGGTCTCGCGGTCCGGAGCCGTCCTCAGCCGGCGTGAGCGGGTCGTTCTCGCTCGGATCGCGGAGGGTGACACGGTGGAGGAAGCTGCTGCGACGCTTCGCGTCAGCGCGAACACCGTGAAGACACAGCTCAAGTCGATCTATCGGCGTCTCGGGGTCGCATCGCGAACCGAGGCGATCGCTGAGGCGGCGCGGCGAGGCATCATCGACAGGGTCAACGAACGCCCCGATCCGCGCTGACCGGCTCGGGCTACGCCGTGGCCGGCTCCGACTCCCCCGCCACGATGTCGTCGGCGTTGACGGCGATCCACTCCAGCAGCGGCAGCATGCGCGCCATGAGGTCCCGGCCCCGATCAGTCAACCGGTACTCGACGTGGGGCGGCACCGTGGGAAACGACTCCCGCTCGACGAAGCCGTCCGCGGTGAGCTGACGCAGCGTCGATGCGAGCATCTTCTCGCTGATGCCGTCGACGGCGCGTCGAAGCTCGCTCCAACGGAGCGTTCCGCCCACGAGCGCCGAGAGCACGAGCACGCCCCACCGGCTCATCACGTGGTCGAGCACCGTTCTCGTGGGGCACGCGTGCGTGAACAATCCCTCGGGCAGGGCCTGTAATTTCACAAAACTCACCATGACGTGGGTACCTTACTCCAAAGTGGGTACCTGACAAAGGGAATGTCTCAGGCGGAAGGTGGGCTTACCCCCACGTACCGGATCGAAAGGACACCCCATGACCGTTCTCGTCACCGCCGCCAGCGGACACCTCGGCCGCCTCATCGTCGAAAGCCTGCTCGCCCGCGGCGTCGCCGCATCCGACGTCGTCGCAGGCTCCCGCAGCCTCGACAAGGTCGCCGACCTCGCCGAGCGCGGCGTGCGCACCGCCGTCGTCGACTACGACGCACCCGAAACCCTCGACGCCGCATTCGCCGGGATCGACCGCGTCGTGCTCGTCTCGGGCTCCGAGGTGGGCAAGCGTCTCGCCCAGCACCAGGCGGTCATCGACGCCGCCGTGGCCGCGAAGGTCGGGGGGCTGATCTACACGAGCCTCTACCACGCGACGACGAGCCCGCTGCCGCTGGCTGCGGAGCACGTCGCGACGGAGGAGGCGCTCGCCGCATCCGGCCTGCCCCACACGATCCTCCGCAACAACTGGTACATCGAGAACTACGCGCAGGATGTTGCCCGTGCCGCCGAATCGGGCGTGATCGCCGCCGCCGTCGCCGACGGGAAGGTCGCGGCCGCCGCCCGTGCGGACTTCGCCGAGGCGGCCGCGGTCGTCGCGACGGACGATGCCTACCTCGGGCGCGTGCTCGAGCTCGCCGGTGACGTGGCGTTCGGCTACGCCGATCTCGCCGCTGCCGCAACGGAGATCCACGGGCGCGACGTGACGTATGTGGCTCTGTCCGAGGAGCACCTGCTCGAGGCTCTGCGTGGCGCCGGGCTGGATGAGGGAACGGCCGGCTTCGTCGCCGCGCTGGACGCGGGAATCGCCGCGGGCGCTCTCGACTCCCAGGACCACACGCTGTCGCAGCTCATCGGCCGCCCGACCACATCGCTCGTCGAGGGGCTCCGCGCCGCGCTCTGACGCCGGAACGACGAAGGGGCACCCGCGCGATGCGGGTGCCCCTTCGTCATGAGGGCTCTCAGTACCAGTTGGTGGCCTGCGAGTGGCCCCACGCCGCGCACGGCGTGCCGTAGGCACGGTCGATGTAGTCCAAGCCCCAGCGGATCTGCGTGATCGCGGAGGTCTGCCAGTCGTCGCCGGCCGAGGCCATCTTCGATCCTGGCAGCGCCTGCGGGATGCCGGTCGCACCGCTCCCGTCGTTGTACGCCTGGTAGTTCCAGCTCGATTCGCGCTGCCACAGCGACTCGAGGCACGAGAACTGATCGTCACCCCAGCCGTAGTTCTCAGCCGCCATCGTGCGGGCCGCGGCACGAGCGCCGTCGGGCGTGTTGGCCTGCGCGAGCGCCGCAGCAGCCGCTTCGGCGGCGGCCTGCTGCTCGGCGGCGACACGGGCGTCGTAGGCATCCCGCTCGGCGGTGACGCGAGACGTCGCATCGCGCAGCACGGTGATGGACGCTTCGGCGACCGCATCCGAGAGCTCTGTGGACGAGCTCAATCGGGCGATCTCCTTGTCGAGCGTCGTGGTGTCGGCCTTCCCGACCGCCGAAGCGGAGACGGAGCGCGCCAGCGTGAGGTAGAGCGACGCATCGAGGTCGATCGCGCGCGGTGCGGGATCGGCGGGAGGGGTGGAGGCCGACGGGGTCGGCGTGGGAGCCGCGTCGTCGGAGGCTGCGAACGCTGCCGTGGGAAGAAGGAGGGGGACGGCCACCACGAGGGCGGCAGCGCTCAACAGGGCGCGACGAAAGCGGGGCATAGGGCTCCAGGGTCAAGCGGCCTGCCTGACGCGGGGCACGGAGAACGCGCGGGCGCGAGGGACGTCGGGGACGATCACGCGCTGCGCCAGCAGGGTGGACAGGCCCCGTCGTCGGGGCTGCCGCCGTGCGAGTTCGGGCTCGCGGGCGACCTGCACACGGTAGGGGGGCTTTCTGGACGAACCGTGGCAGGACCCTGGGCGTGCGGTGTATGCGCTCGCATCCTTCCCCGCGTCGAACCCATCCCGCGAGACTGCATCTCCGTCACGAGATCACCGTCATTACCCGTGATCTCGTGCGCGAGATGCAGTCTCGCGGCCCTGAGAGCGGACGCCGCGCGGATGCGCGGCTAGCCGATGAGGGAGGGGGCCAGGTCGCGGAGGGTGCGCTTGTGCGTCATCCGTGTGACACCCAGCGCGGCGAGCACCAGGGCGCCCAGCATCCAGGTGAGGAGCACGGTGATGTCGCTGCCGATCCGGGCGATGTCACCGCCGTACATGAGCTGTCTCATCGCGTCGACGACGAAGCCCATCGGCAGCACGTGATGCAGCCCCGTCAGCGGTGCCGGGAGCGTCTGCCATGGGAACGTCCCGCCCGCCGTCACGAGCTGCAGGACCATGAGCACGAGACCCAGGAACTGGCCGACCGACCCGAACCACACGTTCAGCGCCAGGATGATCGCCGCGTACGTCAGCGAGGCGAGCACCATGATGCCGAGCGTCGCGAGCGGGTTCGCGAACGTGAAGCCGAGCGCGAGCGACAGCACGCCGAACAACGCGATCATCTGGATGCCGCCCAGAAGTCCCGGTGTCAGCCACCCCGCCAGGGTGATGCGGACGGGGGAGTGCAGCGCCGTGACCGCCCGGCGCGAGATCGGCTTCACGATCAGGAACAGCGCGTAGATGCCGATCCAGCCCGCGAGCGAGGCGAAGAAGGGGGCGAGCCCCGCGCCGTAGTCCGCCGCCGCCGCGACCTTGCTCGATTCCACATCCACGGGATCGGCGATCGTGTCGGCCTGCTTTTCGCGCAGCGCCGCGTCGGAGTCGGGGATCTGCGCCACGCCGTCGGCGAGCCCGCTCGAGAGCTGATCCGCGCCGTCGTCCAGCTGGGCCAGACCAGAGGTGAGCGTGCCGGTGCCGTCGCGGAGCGCGGCCGCACCGTCGGCCGCGGACGCTGCGCCGTCGGCGAGCTGCGCCGCCCCGCTCGCAAGACTCGCCGCTCCCTGCGACACCTGCGCAGCGCCGGCGTTCAGCCGGTCGATCTGACTCACGGCGGACTGCACCCGGTCGTTCGCGGACGACACGTCGCCGCCGAGGGTGTCGAGTCGCGCGAGCACGGCGTCGATCTCGTCGGGAGTGAGCCCGCGCGCGGCGAGCTCGTCGGCGATCGCGGAGCGGATGGCGGGCAGATCGTTCACCAGGCCCTGCGATGCCGAGGCCGCGCGGTCGGCGTATCCGTCGAGCGTCGCCGTGCCCGCCGCCACCTGGCTCGCGCCGTCGGCGAGCTGCGACGCTCCGCCGGCGAGTTGGGAGGCGCCGGAGGAGAGCTGGGCCGTCCCGTCGGCGAGCTGGGAGGCGCCGTCGCCGAGCTTCTGGGATCCTGCCAGAGCGGATGCTGCGCCGTCGGCCAGCTGGGAGGCGCCGTCGGCCGCGGTGACGAGATTGCCCCGGATGTCGCTGATCGCCGTCAACAGACGGTTCGCGGCCTGGGTGCCGACCAGCTTGGCCACCGAGGCGCGGATCTTCTCGATCGCCTGGGAGCCGATCGTGGAGGCGAGGTAGTTGTTCGCGTCGTTGGTCGACAGCTCCAGCCCCGCCTGGCGCGGCGAGGTCCCGGCAGCCGACTGCAGGGCGTCGGAGAAGTCGGCCGGGATCGTGACGGTGAAGTCCACGGCGCCGTGCTTCAGGGCGTCCTGGGCGCCCTCGGCGCTCATCCGCTGCCAGTCGAACGTGCCGTCCTTCACGAGGTTGTCCGCGACCTCGTCGCCGTAGTTCGTGGTCTCGCCGTTCTCGGTCACGCCCGCATCCAGCACGACGAGACCGACGGGCACCTGGTCGAGGCGGCCGTACGGATCCTGGTTGGCCCACAGGTACAGGCCGCCGTAGAGCACCGGCACGCACATGAGGGCGATCAGGGCGATGACCGACATCTTCGTGGACGTCAGTCGGCGCAGTTCCGCCGTGATCATCGCGGGAACCTTCATCGCGCCACCTCCGCCTCATCCATCTCGGCCCGCTCGGCGCGGCCCGCGAGAACCGCACCGGCCGCCTGGCCGGCGATCACCAGCACGGCGAGTCCGCGGCCGGCGAACTCCTCCGCGAGCTCCCACCACACGCGCGGATCGCCGCCGTGTCGGTCGGGGGAGACGAGTACGAGGGCCTCCACATCCGGACGCAGCACGCTGAGCTCCAGCAGGATGCGCAACCGATCGGCGGGAGCGACGTCGGCGATGGGGGTGCGCGAGATCTCCAGCAGGCCGGCCTCGGTGAGCCACGCCTTCGTCGCGATCGGGTTCGAGGGTCTCCCCGCGAACATGAGCTCCTCGGACACGACCGTGAACACCGTGACGTTGGGAGCGGGATCCGACACGTCGGGCGCGTCGACGAGGGCGACCTTGCGGCGCACCGCGGAGTTGTCCTCCGCGCCGCCGATCAGCACGACTCCGGTGTCGGGCCGCATGCGCCCGCTCGCGATGAGTCCCAGAACCGTGGGGCGCTGCTCGGTCTCCGCGGTCGCGAGTCTCGCGCTCCCGCTCTCGTAAGCGAGCGACACGGGCGCCAGCGCCTGGCCGCCACGCCCCTTGCTGACGGTGATCGCCTCGACGCGCATCAGTCCTCCTCCGCGAGCTCGGGGTGGGTCTCGAGCAGCGCGTCCGTCTCGCGCCAGGAGAGTCCGGCGATACTGAGCACGGTACGCACCGCGAGGCCGCGCGCGTGAGAACTCGCCGCATCGATACGGGTGATCACCATGCGCGCCGCCTCCTCGATGAGTCGCGCGAGCGTCGCTGCGGTCAGGTCCGTGCGCAGCGTCCCGGCATCCTGTCCCTCGCGCACGATCGCCATCAGGCGGCGACGCACGGGGGCGAGGATGTAGGCGGTCTGCTCGATGTGCGCGTCGTCGAGCGCGAGGGATGCGGCGACCTGCACCTGCGCGGCCTCGTCCCAGAGGCGAGCCGTCAGTCGAGCGAGAGCGAGGGGCGCCGGCTCGTCGGTGATCGTCTCGGCAGCGAGGGCGTTGAAACGCTCAGCCCCGGAGCGGACGAGTTCGGCCACGAGGGCGCCGCGGTCGGGGAAGTGGCCGTACACGGCGCGGCGGCTGACGCCTGCAGCCTCGGCGATCGAGGCGATGGAAGCGTGCGGATCGCGCGCGATCAGAGAAGTGGCGGCCTCGACGAGCGCCGCGCGGTTGCGCAGGGCGTCAGGGCGCGACGAAACAGCGGTGGGCATGACGGGAAGTCTACGCCCAAAACTGCACACTGGTGTGCAGTTTTTCGCTCAGTCGGTTCCGGAGTCGAAAGCGGAGGCCTCGTTGACCGCATCCGTCGCCTCGGCGAGATCCTCGCGCTCGGCGTCGTAGGGCTCCGCGTGCTCGACGATCTCGTCCGCGGCACCGCGCCGCAGCTCGCCCATCAGCGCGCCGGTCGCGCCGCCGATGAGCCCCAGACCCGCGTACTGCTCGAGACGTGCGCGCGAGTCCTGGATGTCCAGGTTGCGCATCGTGAGCTGCCCGATGCGGTCGGTGGGCCCGAACGCCGCGTCGCCCACGCGCTCCATCGACAGCTTCTCCGGTCCGTAGGACATGTGGGGAGCGGTCGTGTCGAGCACCGAGTAGTCCTCGCCGCGGCGCAGACGCAGGGTCACCTCGCCCGTGATGGAGGATCCGACCCATTTCTGGATCGACTCGCGCAGCATGAGCGACTGCGGCTCCAGCCAGCGCCCCTCGTACATCAGGCGGCCGAGACGGCGTCCCTGCTCGTGGTATGTCGCGAGGGTGTCCTCGTTGAGGATCGCGTTGACGAGACGCTCGTAGGCGATGAACAGCAGCGCCATGCCGGGCGCCTCGTAGATGCCGCGCGACTTGGCCTCGATGATGCGGTTCTCGATCTGGTCGCTCATGCCCAGGCCGTGACGTCCGCCGATGCGGTTCGCCTCGAACACGAGCTCGACCGGATCGGTGTACTCGACGCCGTTGAGGGCGACGGGGCGCCCGCGCTCGAAGGTGACCGTCACGTCCTCCGTGGCGATCTCCACGGCCGGGTCCCAGAACCGCACGCCCATGATGGGCTCCACGGTCTCCAGCGACACGTCGAGGTGCTCGAGCGTCTTGGCCTCGTGCGTCGCGCCCCAGATGTTCGCGTCGGTCGAGTACGCCTTCTCGGCGCTGTCACGGTACGGGAAGTCATGCGCGACGAGCCACTCGCTCATCTCCTTGCGACCACCCAGCTCGGTGACGAAGTCCGCATCCAGCCACGGCTTGTAGATGCGCAGCGCGGGGTTGGCGAGCAGGCCGTAGCGGTAGAACCGCTCGATGTCGTTGCCCTTGTAGGTGGAACCGTCGCCCCAGATGTCGACGCCGTCCTCCTTCATGGCGCGAACCAGGAGGGTCCCCGTCACCGCACGGCCGAGGGGCGTCGTGTTGAAGTAGGTGCGTCCGCCGCTGCGGATGTGGAAGGCGCCGCAGGCGAGCGCCACGAAGCCCTCCTCGACCAGCGCGGTCTTGCAGTCGACCAGCCGCGAGACCTCCGCGCCGTACTGCAGTGCACGGCCCGGGATCGACGCGATGTCGTCCTCGTCGGGCTGGCCGAGGTCTCCCGTGTAGGTGCAGGGTACGGCGCCCTTGTCGCGCATCCACGCGACGGCGACGGAGGTGTCGAGGCCTCCGGAGAACGCGATGCCGACGCGCTCGCCGACGGGCAGGGACTGCAGGACCTTGGACATGCTCTCGATTCTACTGAGCCGACGGATGCGGCCCGTGCCGCCGGGTGCTGTGGACTGTCGTCCTGTGCCGTGCTGCGAGCTCCGACTACTCGCCGAATGCGCACACGTTCACCGAGTGCGCATTCGATCGGATGCTCGGTCGGCGAAAGGATGCTCGCTCGACGCTGAATGGACCCGGCGGCCGCGCTCAGCCGACGGTCACGCCCGTGATGGTGACCGGGGTCTTGGGCTTCCCGTCGCCGCCGCCGCTGTCGGTGCCGGCTGCGGCGATCTGCTGCACGACGGCGATGCCGGCCGCATCCATCTGCCCGAACACCGTGTAGTCCGGATCCAGGCGGGTGTCCTCGTAAACGAGGAAGAACTGCGAGCCGTTCGTGCCGGGGCCGGCGTTGGCCATGGCGACGGTTCCGGCGGGGTACGTCTCGGATCCGTCGAGCTCGTCGCCATAGCGGTAGCCGGGTCCGCCCATTCCGGTCGCTGTGGGATCGCCGCACTGCAGGACGAAGATGCCGGAGGTCGTGAGCCGGTGGCAGTTCGTGTCGGTGTAGTAGCCCTGGGTGGCGAGGGAGACGAAGCTGTTCACCGTGCAGGGGGTGCGGTCCGCATCCATGCCGATCGGGATGTCGCCCGCGGAGGTCTGCAGCGTCACCGCGACGGTGCCGGTGACCGCGGGCTCGGTCGGCGGTGCGGTCACGTCGCGTGCGGCGGCGCCACCGGCGGAGTAGGTGCAGGTACCGGCCGTCTCTGTTGCAGCAGACGGGGCCGTGCTCTGGGCGGTGAGGGCGGGGGCGGGGGCCGCGCTCGCGCACCCGGCAAGGAGGGCGAGGGCGGCGACGGCGAGGGGGAGAGCGAGGAGTCGGGCACGCATGCAGTCAGCGTATCCGTGCGCATGGGATTCGCGATGTGGCCCTCGTGGATCCGGCCAGGGTGCTCCGCCGTCGCGGGGTGCGGTGTGGGCGGGACGCCGGATGCGAACTGCCACACTTCTGCGCACCCGCCACAGTTGTTCTCAGGCGCGGGTGCGCAAAAGTGTGGCGTTTGCGCACCCGCGACGCAACTCGGGCAAAGGGGGTGACCGGTGCGCGGGGTCAGCGGGGGAGGCGGGGGACCGCGGCGACCAGCTCGCGGGCGTAGGGGGTCTCGGCGGCGGTGAGGATGCGGGCGGTCGGCGCCTCCTCCACGACACGGCCGTGCTGCAGCACCACCGTCCGCTCGCACAGGGCGGCGACGGCACCGAGGTCGTGCGAGACCATCATCAGGGCGAGGCCCGTCTCCTCGCGCAGGCGGGCGAGGAGCTCGATGACCTGCACGCGTGTGGTCACATCCAGCGCGCTCACCGGCTCGTCGGCGAGGAGCACGCGCGGACGCGACACGATCGCCCGGGCGATCGCGATGCGCTGGCGCTGGCCGCCCGAGAACTCGTGCGGATAGCGCTCGAGGGTGTCCGGGGACAGCCCCACGGCGGCGACCGACT is drawn from Microbacterium binotii and contains these coding sequences:
- a CDS encoding ABC transporter ATP-binding protein yields the protein MSVLELRTAGFAYGSQTVLEDVSLSVGAGESVGLVGESGAGKSTILRLLLGLSRPRDGEVRFDDAPLVLRDRALMRRFRASVQPVFQDPYSSLDPRQRIDRIVGEPLRSLGLAAGADAAARVAESVAAVGLSPDTLERYPHEFSGGQRQRIAIARAIVSRPRVLLADEPVSALDVTTRVQVIELLARLREETGLALMMVSHDLGAVAALCERTVVLQHGRVVEEAPTARILTAAETPYARELVAAVPRLPR
- a CDS encoding peptidylprolyl isomerase, encoding MRARLLALPLAVAALALLAGCASAAPAPALTAQSTAPSAATETAGTCTYSAGGAAARDVTAPPTEPAVTGTVAVTLQTSAGDIPIGMDADRTPCTVNSFVSLATQGYYTDTNCHRLTTSGIFVLQCGDPTATGMGGPGYRYGDELDGSETYPAGTVAMANAGPGTNGSQFFLVYEDTRLDPDYTVFGQMDAAGIAVVQQIAAAGTDSGGGDGKPKTPVTITGVTVG
- the argG gene encoding argininosuccinate synthase; translated protein: MSKVLQSLPVGERVGIAFSGGLDTSVAVAWMRDKGAVPCTYTGDLGQPDEDDIASIPGRALQYGAEVSRLVDCKTALVEEGFVALACGAFHIRSGGRTYFNTTPLGRAVTGTLLVRAMKEDGVDIWGDGSTYKGNDIERFYRYGLLANPALRIYKPWLDADFVTELGGRKEMSEWLVAHDFPYRDSAEKAYSTDANIWGATHEAKTLEHLDVSLETVEPIMGVRFWDPAVEIATEDVTVTFERGRPVALNGVEYTDPVELVFEANRIGGRHGLGMSDQIENRIIEAKSRGIYEAPGMALLFIAYERLVNAILNEDTLATYHEQGRRLGRLMYEGRWLEPQSLMLRESIQKWVGSSITGEVTLRLRRGEDYSVLDTTAPHMSYGPEKLSMERVGDAAFGPTDRIGQLTMRNLDIQDSRARLEQYAGLGLIGGATGALMGELRRGAADEIVEHAEPYDAEREDLAEATDAVNEASAFDSGTD